The following are from one region of the Lytechinus variegatus isolate NC3 chromosome 4, Lvar_3.0, whole genome shotgun sequence genome:
- the LOC121412596 gene encoding ubiquinone biosynthesis O-methyltransferase, mitochondrial-like, with protein sequence MIMKGYTRLFSSIASRNLTSLQTRSRSRRLQHDRMRDAAAGGPGRLRCRFPLSFDQQLQHGFRTSSIHQHQFEAEQGNASTTMDLEELEKFRVLSQQFWKESGDFQALHSMNDLRVPLIRDTLLNVKSGANRSSTRPLHGATIVDVGCGGGILAEPLARLGATVIGVDATPENIEVAQHHLSHDPTIRGNVKYICGTAEDLVRTENETFDAVVCSEVLEHVSHKEGFIKTCAELVKPGGCIFFTSVNQTWLSYALGIVMAEKVLGLVPDGTHDWNKFVSPGYIQRVLEESNCSVRLTHGMMYNPITKHWSWMEDTSVNYALCAVKRTFSEEDHAA encoded by the exons ATGATCATGAAAGGGTATACGAGACTCTTTTCCAGCATAGCATCTAGGAATCTCACTTCCCTTCAAACCCGCAGCCGTAGTCGTAGACTCCAGCACGACCGAATGCGAGATGCCGCAGCCGGTGGTCCCGGGCGGCTAAGGTGCAGATTTCCGCTCTCGTTCGATCAGCAACTGCAGCATGG TTTCAGGACATCATCTATTCACCAGCATCAGTTTGAAGCTGAACAAGGCAATGCCAGTACTACCATGGACCTAGAAGAGCTGGAGAAATTTAGGGTTCTATCACAACAGTTCTGGAAAGAAAGTGGAGACTTTCAG gCTCTTCACAGCATGAATGATCTGAGAGTCCCCTTGATACGAGACACATTGTTGAATGTGAAATCTGGTGCTAACCGAAGCAGTACAAGACCGCTGCATGGTGCAACCATTGTTGATGTGGGATGTGGAGGGGGTATTCTAGCTGAG CCTTTGGCAAGACTTGGAGCAACCGTCATTGGTGTCGATGCCACGCCAGAGAACATTGAGGTAGCTCAGCACCATTTGAGCCATGATCCAACCATTAGAGGCAATGTGAAATACATATGTGGTACCGCAGAAGATTTAGTGCGTACTGAGAATGAGACATTTGATGCTGTGGTGTGCTCTGAGGTACTGGAACATGTCAGTCATAAAGAAGGCTTCATCAAAACTTGTGCAGAACTTGTCAAG CCTGGAGGTTGTATATTTTTCACCTCCGTGAACCAGACGTGGCTGTCCTATGCTTTAGGTATCGTCATGGCTGAGAAAGTCTTAGGTCTAGTCCCCGATGGAACTCATGATTGGAATAAGTTTGTCAGTCCAGGTTACATTCAAAGAGTTCTGGAAGAAA GTAATTGCTCAGTGAGACTCACCCATGGTATGATGTACAACCCAATTACTAAGCATTGGTCATGGATGGAAGACACAAGTGTGAACTATGCATTGTGTGCAGTGAAGAGAACGTTTTCAGAGGAAGACCATGCGGCTTGA
- the LOC121413581 gene encoding uncharacterized protein LOC121413581: MRKKRSKTRLDSATSSTSGSGSSRYQHLHQGVRGPAKKVIIKKYDETPNRYRSKIDPVNLEEQKMQFLKHGQIPQFQFKVAPEKIEEMSHSKKAEIEFTLMEEATWILEKVRQKYGPGSLFVEQMYGERITAEKASKKLSRYLKQNGFDNQISIGWSKDLACSAKMAWYGPNAKANRPEARKYSLWLKDSTENLFLRETGIMCLADHEIGTHFLRTVNDGIQPWFSNREQFGLKKFSSHLLLETEEGLATINTLIQANKKFLWFPALLYYTACKAATMTFEELFAHLGHYIENRELRWRYVMRVKRSLPDPAGVGGYGNDQCYFKGAAEILRSIDTIDFHLLYAGKVCLESLPRIQRMARLDCIRIPHFMQDICSYLRTLRTIAATNGLNLPQKPSVIPKEVGLRRKPKKSKSGGGKKRRNSSKAKVDKAPKQQQSSSNDILIVQNDILDCDEQVDLIFQRTYDQSAMLKFSPSLEAIHDQGTSLVTGSRNTSPRESREAWARKCLSKSYIYAYDDDHEASSEQSVLSVSYGENDPSISSGLRCQSQPTIMNIYEDSLRTDQSQPQGTSNHGINRLSPLSGTPSKQNGLNHNSSSQTKVKRPVSPLRAGMPNVMPTVSSRYRREKCASPVPFSSHRWLLLRRDKCPPNSIH; this comes from the exons ATGAGGAAGAAGCGATCCAAGACCCGGCTGGACTCAGCTACCAGCAGTACCAGTGGGAGTGGTAGCAGTCGGTATCAGCACCTCCACCAGGGTGTAAGAGGTCCAGCCAAAAAGGTGATCATCAAGAAGTATGATGAGACCCCCAACCGCTACCGGTCGAAGATTGATCCTGTCAACCTGGAGGAGCAGAAGATGCAGTTCTTGAAGCATGGACAGATTCCTCAGTTCCAGTTCAAGGTTGCACCAGAAAAG ATTGAGGAGATGTCACACAGCAAAAAAGCAGAGATTGAGTTCACCCTGATGGAAGAAGCTACATGGATCCTTGAGAAGGTTCGTCAGAAGTACGGTCCGGGAAGTCTGTTTGTAGAGCAGATGTACGGGGAGAGGATCACTGCTGAGAAGGCAAGCAAGAAACTCAGTCGATACCTGAAGCAGAATGGCTTTGACAACCAGATCAGCATTGGATGGAGTAAAGACCTAGCCTGCAG TGCAAAGATGGCTTGGTATGGTCCTAATGCCAAAGCCAACAGACCTGAAGCAAGGAAGTATTCTCTCTGGCTCAAAGACTCGACTGAAAATCTCTTTCTGAGGGAGACGGGAATCATGTGCCTTGCTGATCATGAGATTGGAACTCATTTT CTGAGGACTGTGAATGATGGCATCCAGCCTTGGTTCTCTAATCGGGAACAGTTTGGTCTAAAGAAGTTTAGCTCCCATCTACTCTTAGAGACCGAAGAAGGTCTAGCAACCATCAACACTCTCATCCAAGCAAACAAGAAGTTCCTCTGGTTTCCAGCCCTCCTCTACT ACACTGCCTGTAAGGCTGCTACTATGACCTTTGAAGAACTGTTCGCTCACCTGGGTCATTACATTGAGAATCGTGAACTTAGATGGCGCTATGTAATGCGGGTCAAACGCAGTCTCCCAGACCCTGCAGGAGTAGGTGGATATGGAAATGATCAGTGCTACTTCAAAG GTGCAGCAGAAATCCTGCGAAGCATAGACACCATTGACTTCCATCTTCTGTACGCAGGGAAGGTGTGTTTGGAATCCTTGCCTCGAATCCAGAGGATGGCACGACTGGACTGCATCAGGATACCGCACTTCATGCAGGACATATGTTCATACCTAAGAACCCTCAGGACAATTGCCGCTACCAATGGACTAAACCTACCTCAGAAACCATCAGTCATTCCCAAAGAAGTAGGCCTCCGACGAAAGCCAAAGAAAAGCAAATCAGGTGGTGGCAAAAAGCGCAGGAACTCGTCCAAGGCCAAGGTTGACAAGGCGCCAAAGCAACAGCAGTCTTCCAGTAATGATATCCTCATCGTTCAAAATGACATCCTTGATTGCGATGAACAGGTTGATCTTATTTTCCAGCGGACCTATGACCAATCGGCGATGCTGAAGTTTTCCCCTTCCCTAGAGGCTATTCATGATCAGGGTACAAGTCTTGTTACAGGGTCCAGGAACACCTCACCCAGGGAATCCAGAGAGGCATGGGCCAGGAAATGTCTTTCAAAGTCTTACATTTATGCCTATGACGATGATCATGAGGCATCATCAGAGCAATCTGTGCTTTCTGTCTCCTATGGAGAGAATGACCCTTCAATATCTTCAGGGTTGCGTTGCCAGTCACAGCCCACTATCATGAACATTTATGAAGACAGTCTACGTACCGACCAGAGCCAACCTCAAGGTACTAGCAATCATGGTATTAACCGGTTATCCCCTCTAAGTGGCACCCCATCCAAACAAAATGGCCTGAATCACAACTCCTCATCACAGACCAAAGTCAAGAGACCGGTATCCCCTCTGCGAGCTGGCATGCCCAATGTGATGCCTACTGTAAGCTCAAGATATAGACGTGAGAAGTGCGCATCTCCAGTCCCGTTTTCTTCTCACCGTTGGCTTCTTTTGAGGAGAGATAAATGTCCTCCAAACTCCATTCACTAA
- the LOC121412877 gene encoding cell wall protein DAN4-like, with protein sequence MTTVITDPTSSAAPTKGDNTTTTSSNTPQAASLATSSPTQGQVTTTTSLATNAASKSPSTTVQEMNVNTFNTTLDNSFTTMVTTDSVTSTNTIPSDATDTNTPSSVAPSCGTCPRCSLNVKMFTHVCPEISGRNGVTIPAIIVYFTDRDGIKFGEECEKIRAIQLTGPFLFRQKQRFQKIGVLWGKYIG encoded by the coding sequence ATGACCACGGTGATCACCGATCCCACCAGTTCTGCAGCCCCAACCAAAGGGGACAATACCACTACAACCAGTTCAAACACACCCCAAGCCGCATCACTAGCAACATCCAGTCCTACACAAGGTCAGGTAACGACTACCACTTCTCTGGCTACCAACGCTGCCTCAAAGTCCCCCTCAACAACGGTTCAAGAAATGAACGTCAACACCTTCAACACGACCTTGGACAACAGTTTCACCACAATGGTCACAACCGATTCTGTCACTTCTACCAACACCATCCCATCGGATGCCACCGATACCAACACCCCTTCTAGTGTTGCCCCTTCTTGTGGAACCTGTCCTAGGTGTTCGCTCAATGTCAAAATGTTTACCCACGTCTGTCCAGAAATCTCCGGACGGAATGGAGTCACGATTCCGGCCATAATTGTATATTTCACAGATCGTGATGGCATTAAATTTGGGGAGGAATGTGAGAAGATAAGAGCTATCCAGCTCACAGGGCCGTTTCTGTTTCGGCAAAAGCAACGCTTTCAGAAGATCGGCGTCCTTTGGGGGAAGTATATAGGTTGA